In Cryptococcus gattii WM276 chromosome A, complete sequence, one genomic interval encodes:
- a CDS encoding mitochondrion protein, putative (Similar to TIGR gene model, INSD accession AAW41001.1), whose amino-acid sequence MSHHPTPKEVDRTYHPKGYGMSPSLKRARKPFILTNVLIGGTIVAFALGVYAYSISAVQQDDFSDVEDLLPPVEERSKIRSIEDEAREQRAFQSLASVLPTSRNLPPATSTPASPSKAIPEVPFSEAAVADSKATSNWGIKRLGDVEWIRKRGWVDDKGNVLVWGAPDVDRIGRMGDAVSSKKLV is encoded by the exons ATGTCCCACCACCCTACCCCCAAGGAAGTCGACCGAACATACCATCCCAAGGGCTAT GGCATGTCTCCCTCCCTCAAACGTGCTAGAAAGCCGTTCATCTTGACCAATGTCCTTATCGGAGGAACTATTGTTGCTTTTGCATTGGGCGTTTATGCCTATTCTATCTCTGCAGTGCAACAGGATGATTTT TCTGATGTCGAGGATTTATTGCCTCCGGTTGAGGAGCGAAGCAAGATCCGATCTATTGAAGATGAGGCTAGAGAACAAAGGGCCTTCCAGTCGCTCGCCTCTGTACTTCCCACCAGCCGCAATTTGCCCCCTGCTACTTCTACCCCCGCTTCACCATCTAAAGCCATTCCCGAAGTACCTTTCTCGGAAGCAGCCGTGGCGGATTCAAAAGCCACCAGCAACTGGGGTATTAAGAGGCTTGGAGATGTTGAATGGATCAGAAAGAGAGGATGGGTTGATGATAAAGGAAATGTGCTTGTGTGGGGAGCGCCTGACGTGGACCGGATAGGAAGAATGGGCGACGCTGTCAGTTCCAAGAAGTTGGTCTAG
- a CDS encoding protein-vacuolar targeting-related protein, putative (Similar to TIGR gene model, INSD accession AAW40999.1), which yields MEIQVVSSVCQFLDYAVRGVADITTFVITFLLPSSSIYIHRLSSMSNLEKSLFQLKFTAKSLQRQAKKATKDEAAEKNKLKQALAKGNTDGARIYAQNAIRKKNEGLNLLRLSSRIDAVASRVETAVTMRSVTNSMGSVVKGMDKAMESMNLERISLVMDKFESQFADLDVQTSYMESTMSDTTAMATPQDQVDSLMQQVADEAGLEIQHGLGEAKVPAKEPTLGEATKEEDSNLAERLRALRPAT from the exons ATGGAGATACAAGTTGTATCGTCGGTGTGTCAATTTCTCGATTACGCCGTTCGCGGGGTCGCAGACATAACCACTTTCGTCATTactttccttcttccatcttcgTCAATATACATCCATAGATTATCCAGCATGAGCAATTTGGAAA AATCTCTCTTCCAGCTTAAA TTCACAGCGAAGTCCCTCCAGAGGCAGGCCAAAAAGGCCACTAAGGATGAAGCGGCCGAAAAAAACAAACTGAAGCAG GCCCTGGCCAAAGGCAACACTGACGGCGCCCGGATTTATGCCCAGAACGCCATCCGCAAAAAGAATGAGGGGCTCAATCTTCTGCGCCTATCTTCCAGGATCGATGCTGTTGCCAGTAGAGTAGAGACAGCGGTAACCATGCGATCAGTTACCAACAGTATGGGGAGTGTCGTTAAAGGGATGGATAAGGCGATGGAGAGTATGAACCTTGAACGG ATATCACTGGTCATGGATAAATTCGAGTCTCAATTCGCCGATCTGGACGTCCAGACTTCCTACATGGAATCAACTATGTCGGACACTACAGCCATGGCGACTCCTCAAGATCAAGTAGATAGCCTTATGCAGCAAGTGGCCGATGAAGCGGGACTGGAAATTCAGCACGGATTAGGAGAAGCCAAAGTGCCAGCAAAGGAGCCTACACTGGGAGAGGCGACCAAAGAGGAGGACAGCAACCTAGCCGAAAGGCTACGGGCGTTGAGA CCCGCGACATGA
- a CDS encoding endoplasmic reticulum protein, putative (Similar to TIGR gene model, INSD accession AAW40997.1), whose product MGLLHLLAFAGGIAAFLFVTLSLASGLLWLAELIEEHSKYAKTIGMRAIYVIIGLHIVLYFTDNLPITHVAFSIVCHLVYLSNFSPSWPFISLTSPRFILSCILVIGDHFVWFFHFAAVAQEAKHYRVPKYRYGGQQVKAAGNNPSFGDVAAFFAICVWFVPLYLFLSLSANDNALPSFDSSAPPSPSGSHVNLSSPNLQAVADRKHSTSLIKSALVPLLSLLPSIRSRSKRRNSEGLIAPRSPSKSSPLPSPALQSPNYYPWGTEEKPMSSPGFNPSHGSMTPLGRLKTPPPPRRTQSELQIPTRGNLHSGSQAEEGMRKVSVSRQEGLSSSTNLLPAIGNETELFKRKAD is encoded by the exons ATGGGTTTACTCCACCTCCTGGCGTTTGCCGGTGGTATTGCTGCATTTCTCTTTGTCACCCTCTCTTTAG CGAGTGGGCTGTTATGGCTGGCTGAGCTTATAGAAGAGCACTCTAAATATGCAAAAACTATCGGTATGCGGGCCATTTAT GTCATAATTGGGCTGCATATTGTCCTTTACTTTACGGACAATCTGCCAATCACCCATGTCGCATTTTCCATTGTTTGCCACCTTGTCTATCTTTCAAACTTTTCACCATCTTGGCCTTTCATCTCTCTTACCTCGCCGCGTTTTATCCTTTCCTGCATCTTGGTCATTGGCGATCATTTCGTCTGGTTCTTCCACTTTGCTGCGGTAGCTCAGGAGGCAAAGCATTATCGTGTGCCCAAGTATAGGTATGGAGGACAGCAAGTCAAAGCTGCTGGTAATAACCCTTCATTTGGAGATGTCGCTGCATTCTTTGCGATCTGTGTTTGGTTTGTCCCGCTTTACCTCTTCTTAAGTCTTAGCGCGAATGACAATGCCCTCCCTTCTTTTG ACTCATCGGCGCCTCCGTCCCCGTCGGGCTCCCATGTCAACCTCAGTTCTCCAAATCTCCAAGCTGTTGCCGACCGCAAGCATTCCACATCTCTGATCAAATCGGCTCTGGTGCCGTTGCTCTCTTTACTTCCCTCTATCCGATCTCGATCGAAACGACGGAATTCAGAAGGCCTTATTGCCCCCCGCTCCCCGTCGAAATCATCACCTTTACCTTCACCAGCATTACAGTCGCCAAACTATTATCCATGGGGCACCGAAGAAAAACCCATGTCTTCGCCAGGATTCAATCCTTCCCATGGGAGTATGACGCCCTTGGGGAGATTAAAGACTCCTCCACCGCCTAGAAGGACGCAAAGCGAGCTGCAGATTCCTACGCGAGGGAACTTGCACTCTGGGTCACAGGCGGAGGAAGGGATGAGGAAGGTGTCAGTTAGCCGGCAGGAAGGATTGTCATCGTCGACGAATTTATTGCCGGCCATCGGAAATGAGACAGAATTATTCAAGAGGAAAGCGGATTGA
- a CDS encoding Hypothetical Protein (Similar to TIGR gene model, INSD accession AAW40995.1), which yields MPDFNIDNLTVILLALLAALAIYHRFFSAPSPLVHPLLLSKQSEVSAVRKSGETGIYRSWATGQGTPLTVRPANTVKTVQDVVRPPKADPKMKNIRPDQRCILDIQLTDEALAEIVRLVPLGIHILFPGASPMSASSIVTLIPPSPNSALPLLLLSLSATPDRPLAILPNPRLLTAALAGRGPHPAAGIVVVFADLLAEVVEQVWEDDGDKVGILVIGDEKKLQSSVVEEARRKGLTVHWWEEIWEVAESELADKVQLQDAHFSDVHSYYYSESENPEKPIIVKVTHMNVTAGIASLLSIFPADKRPCGKLRDVVASAVRLDTPLGMTIALASIWNGAGYRMIGSQEPTFDVEDIECVEHLTALADPAKDLPKPTILFITPKYHQALLDGLQFSYEAHPWASLAARHKARDLSYGHVSRDGIWDKILWSGMRENAVGGIAGQKLRAVILVGDAPSPTALGASHLLFSLPLTRLHPSLYSSGPVFVSHFYDLQSPGVNHVLKQVDMWESTEKSHCGPPASNMEVMLKGEGVDEAHDKGSKSIEGRVFMRGPSVLERVDGGGRVQDGWVDTGEHAKVQTNGTFIVDGLAT from the exons ATGCCTGACTTCAATATAGATAACCTGACAGTCATCCTTCTCGCCCTTCTTGCCGCACTTGCTATTTATCACCGCTTCTTCTCTGCTCCGTCTCCTCTGGTACACCCGCTTCTGCTCAGTAAGCAGAGTGAGGTCTCCGCTGTCAGAAAAAGTGGTGAGACGGGTATCTACAGATCATGGGCCACTGGGCAAGGCACTCCT CTGACTGTGAGACCCGCCAACACTGTCAAAACCGTCCAGGATGTTGTCCGACCTCCCAAAGCAGACCCCAAGATGAAGAATATCCGACCAGATCAACGGTGTATCCTCGACATACAA CTTACCGATGAAGCTCTTGCGGAAATTGTTCGACTAGTACCTCTCGGTATCCATATCCTTTTTCCTGGAGCATCGCCCATGTCAGCGTCCAGTATCGTCACTCTTATCCCTCCATCCCCAAACAGTGCTCTCCCCTTGTTgcttctctctctttcaGCGACGCCAGATAGACCTCTTGCTATTCTCCCTAATCCGAGGCTTCTAACAGCTGCTCTCGCTGGCCGTGGCCCTCATCCTGCAGCGGGCATTGTCGTCGTCTTTGCTGATCTGCTCGCTGAAGTTGTTGAACAAGTCTGGGAGGACGACGGCGACAAAGTAGGTATACTTGTCAttggagatgagaagaagctcCAGAGCTCCGTAGTAGAGGAGGCACGAAGGAAGGGGTTGACTGTACACTGGTGGGAGGAAATCTGGGAGGTTGCTGAGAGTGAATTGGCCGATAAGGTTCAGTTGCAAG ATGCACACTTTAGTGATGTGCATAGCTACTACTATTCCGAGTCAGAGAACCCCGAAAAGCCGATCATTGTCAAAGTTACCCACATG AATGTCACTGCTGGTATTGCATCTTTGCTCTCGATTTTCCCCGCGGACAAGCGACCTTGTGGCAAGCTTCGCGACGTCGTTGCCAGTGCCGTTCGCCTTGACACACCCCTAGGAATGACTATCGCTCTAGCTAGCATTTGGAATG GCGCCGGATACAGGATGATCGGTAGCCAAGAGCCTACTTTTGACGTAGAGGACATTGAATGCGTTGAACATCTTACTGCTCTTGCCGACCCTGCCAAAGACTTGCCCAAACCCACCATACTGTTCATTACGCCCAAGTACCATCAAGCTCTCCTCGACGGTCTTCAGTTCTCTTACGAAGCTCACCCTTGGGCTTCTCTTGCAGCACGACACAAGGCTCGAGACCTTAGCTATGGACACGTCAGTCGTGATGGCATCTGGGACAAAATCCTTTGGTCTGGAATGCGCGAGAATGCCGTGGGAGGCATCGCTGGTCAAAAGCTCCGTGCCGTCATCCTTGTCGGGGATGCACCATCGCCAACTGCTTTGGGAGCTTCGCacctccttttctctctcccACTCACCCGTCTCCACCCATCACTCTATTCCTCTGGTCCCGTTTTTGTGTCCCACTTTTACGATCTTCAATCCCCAGGGGTTAACCATGTTCTCAAGCAAGTCGACATGTGGGAATCCACCGAAAAGTCTCACTGTGGTCCGCCAGCGAGTAATATGGAAGTTATGCTGAAAGGCGAGGGTGTGGATGAGGCACATGACAAAGGGAGCAAATCGATTGAAGGGAGAGTTTTTATGAGAGGGCCGAGTGTCTTGGAAAGAGTCGATGGTGGTGGGAGAGTCCAAGATGG GTGGGTTGACACTGGCGAACACGCCAAGGTCCAGACAAATGGTACTTTTATTGTAGACGGACTGGCAACGTAG
- a CDS encoding sterol metabolism-related protein, putative (Similar to TIGR gene model, INSD accession AAW40993.1), translating into MLANQRRQKEHDAKVQAKQERRAAPMGQQAKSNFWTFLPILLFLPLLSSFLTQSYTFNLSPYVLPHLRNFWAETPLNIWRREMKEFTPLQLAMFDGSPDRPVYLAIDGIVYDVTANRRIYGKGGSYNMMAGRDASRAFTTGCFETHLTHDIRGLSTEELASLEHWKSFFAKSDKYFKVGTVINPPINPNSPMPPPCRDDDSASDADVHAPGEAAAKKGKAKPGPVHGQ; encoded by the exons ATGCTGGCCAATCAACGACGGCAGAAAGAACATGATGCCAAAGTCCAAGCAAAGCAGGAGAGACGAGCTGCTCCAATGGGCCAACAGGCAAAGTCAAATTTTTGGACCTTCCTCCCCATCctgctcttccttcccctcctGTCTTCATTCCTTACTCAATCCTACACCTTCAATCTTTCGCCGTACGTCCTCCCTCATTTGAGGAACTTTTGGGCCGAAACGCCTTTGAATATATGGCGACGAGAGATGAAGGAGTTTACCCCTCTCCAACTAGCCATGTTCGATGGCTCTCCTGATAGACCAGTCTACTTGGCGATCGACGGCATTGTCTACGACGTGACTGCCAATAGAAGGATCTATGGTAAGGGTGGCAGCTACAATATGAT GGCCGGCCGTGACGCCTCGAGAGCATTCACCACAGGGTGCTTTGAAACCCATCTCACTCATGATATTCGAGGCCTATCCACGGAAGAATTAGCC TCTCTTGAACACTGGAAATCGTTCTTTGCCAAAAGCGACAAGTACTTCAAAGTCGGCACTGTTATCAACCCACCTATCAATCCCAACAGCCCAATGCCTCCACCCTGCCGCGATGACGACTCAGCGTCGGATGCGGACGTTCATGCTCCTGGGGAAGCAGCGGCGAAGAAAGGCAAGGCGAAGCCTGGACCGGTGCACGGACAATAG
- a CDS encoding uncharacterized protein (Similar to TIGR gene model, INSD accession AAW40991.1): MDSLTDEIEAVLFVAREVMVYQIPPRTTTAGYKAAEWNVESFLWKGRMRVLDVGSRSEIRLEDPNTGELFAQVNYTSPWNQVEPVLDSSRYFVLRVEGEGGKRAYIGMGFAERGESFDFQVALQSITKRSQNISSASNPSEPPKPTAPPKDYTLKDGQTFTIKIPGREGKRPSPSQTPSSGNSSGGGGLFSLPPPPPPGRRG, from the exons ATGGACTCTCTAACTGACGAGATAGAAGCCGTTCTCTTCGTAGCTCGAGAGGTCATGG TCTACCAGATTCCTCCGCGAACGACCACAGCCGGGTATAAAGCTGCTGAATGGAATGTCGAGTCCTTCCTATGGAAGGGACGGATGAGGGTGCTTGATGTTGGATCTCGAAGCGAGATCCGATTAGAG GATCCTAATACTGGCGAGCTTTTTGCTCAAGTAAACTATACCAGCCCTTGGAATCAGGTTGAGCCCGTACTGGATTCGTCAAGATACTTTGTGCTCAGAGTAGAAGGCgagggagggaagagggcATATATTGGGATGGGCTTTGCCGAAAGAGGAGAATCATTTGACTTCCAA GTAGCACTGCAATCAATCACTAAACGCTCCCAAAATATCTCTTCTGCCTCAAATCCATCTGAACCTCCGAAGCCCACCGCTCCCCCTAAGGACTACACTCTCAAGGATGGGCAGACGTTCACCATCAAGATTCCAGGCagagaagggaagaggcCTTCACCTAGTCAAACCCCAAGTTCTGGTAATAGCagcggcggcggcggcctcttctctctccctcctcctccaccacctGGAAGAAGGGGTTGA
- a CDS encoding Hypothetical Protein (Similar to TIGR gene model, INSD accession AAW40987.1) — translation MSGNNDNSEKTFNILPHPAKTNNPADLTGDPGEHGGLQSSSANAFNAKPPYIPSKEIAEGLEKPKTREELKAEAQQLNS, via the exons ATGTCAGGAAACAACGATAACAGCGAGAAAA CCTTCAACATCCTTCCCCACCCGGCCAAGACCAACAACCCTGCCGATTTGACTGGTGATCCGGGAGAACACGGTGGTCTCCAAAGCTCTTCTGCCAATGCCTTCAACGCCAAGCCACCTTATATTCCAAGTAAAGAAATTGCTGAGGGCTTGGAGAAGCCCAAGACCCGTGAAGAG CTAAAGGCCGAAGCACAACAACTGAACTCATAA